agtgaacttgtgtttgcacaaggcaacctgacagctgtacgctattgggatgaaattcttctccgtcacatgcttcccattttggatcgacagagagaactctttcagcaggataatgccagaccacatacggcacgtgtaaaaatggatttcctacagaatgagaacattaatgcgCTGCTATTGCCATCAAggtcgccagatctcaaccccattgaacatctgtgggacgaactggacagacgtgtatcCCAGCGTGACctggagcctcagacgcttccacAACTGTCACATACAccgcaggaagaatgggctaggattccacgtgtccggattcagagactcattcagtctatgccaaggacaTGTCGCACactgattgctgctgctggtggccacacaaggtactgatttcagcgccttcgtgcgacgctgtttggagacgaaaacgcctccactgccgtcagtccatagcaagaacattgtcacatactcatgtcaaatttgactgtgatacgatcataaataatgaaattatgccactttgtattaaagagataattccatgaatatttcgcctatgcgtttctatTTTGACagagtgtatatatgtatatattatatatatatatatatatatatatatatatatatatatatatatacagtcgaacctgtgaccgtccccccccccccccccccccaatgcatttccttccttattggaactgtacataacggtcacctgtcttTAACGGCTAGCGGTCACTATTTTCcacccaaaatcacaggttgaacctgctgtaacggtcacaagatgatcgtcatgaagaagtttgttggtttatttttttaccctggttatgtctttactttttcatcatcttaaaaattataaattaaatatgtttatatggccatgtctgtagTTTTCGGTTGATTTTCCGTTTaagtaaagttccattgtaattctctgatcgtaattgaaaaacaaacgggCACTCGAGAAATTCTTTGACACGCAGTTACTGGTGATGTAAATCGATTGGTTCTCAGCATCCTCACTGAACAGTAGACGACTTCCCaatggctgtacataatgacatctgtatgtatggtcactctAATGAGTCtcgagaaacaaaacaaatgaggtGTTATGTTAGGTGTCTGATTGTTTCTAGCCAGTcatgattggtaaataaacatgaactgCTGAAGGCGGCAGTCATTAAAGATGTCCCGTGTTAGGATTATTTAATGACTTTGATCTTATTCACCTGTAATGAAAGGTCGtactccactgaaggattagcggtgacatgaaacaaacaaataagttACATatgccacatgggtaataaccttcaattaaacaaaaatctacCGGCcacggtggcgcagtggttaagccatcggactacaggctggtaggtacagggttcgcagccaggtaccggctccaacccagagtgagttcttaagggctcaatgggtaggtgtaaggccactcttctctctcactaaccactaacccactgtcctggacagacagcccagagagctgaggtgtgtgcccaggacagcgtgcttcaaccttaattggatataagcacgaaaataagttgaaatcaaatcaAACAAAAATCTTATGAAGTCAATGTCAGTGTTTGCGAAATGTATTAATGAATACGTTTGCATGCAAAATACCACCCAAAAATCGTACTGCTTTAACGTTAGAACAGAGAATCGACGTtattaacaaatctgaaaaaGGCAATTTAAGTGCGCGAAAGATCGCCGATAATTTTGGTTTAGGACGTTCTcagattaattatattttaaaaaggaaagctaATGTTCTGgtcgattttgacaataatgtttcagccgaaagaaaaaggcagaagaaagcaacaggcaatgatgacataaacaagctagtgtgggaatggtttaaaaatgcgacagttgtgatgttttaatatatgggttctaattttgaacctgtatataagggtcacccgtctataacggccacttttgtcaggtcccttgggtggccgttatatacaggtttgactgtatatatatatatatatatatatatatatatatatatatatatatatcatatatactgatggaaagaaataaaggatcacacagatagcaacaagaaataatgactgcatcaaaaatcaattgatattgttagaagttgactgggaacatataggcagcacattcaacactacagacacccaaacccacattacaacttggtatgaaatacagacattactatgctagttgtgaattaaatttggtctgcaattcgatgtgttcccttatttctttccatcagtatattatatattatatataaacctctcaagaccggaccttctataaacaggaattccctcaaaaccataACGTTTTACAGAGTTCCTTTTTTAAAACCAGTACAgatctaaaccggatccctctttATACCTGAAATGTTTATTGGTCccatgggtgtctggtttagaagggtttcactgtgtgcgcgtgtgtgtgtgtctgtgtctgtgtatgtctctgtgtatgtctgtctgtctgtctctgtgtctgtctgtgcatgtgtttgtgtgtgtgagtgtttgtgcttgtgtttgtgtatttgtgtgtgtgttagtgtttatGTGTATCTATGTGCGTGTATtagtgtttatgtgtgtgtgtaatgtgtgtgtgtaatgtgtgtctaatgcgtgtgcgtgtgtaatgtgtgtgtgtgtgtaatatgtgtgtgtatgtataatgtgtgtgtgtaatgtgtgcgtgtgtgcctgCCCCTACACACCTTTTGGCAGCTTCCTACGCCTGtggttaaacaaatataaatgcaGAGAATGGTAACACACAATACCACATTGTTTTAATACTATACCATACCTTAGCCGCTTGACCAAGTTTGTTTGCTACCACTGCATTGGCTATTGTCATCCAGACTGCATCAATTTTACGGATATCCCGGTACACAAGCCACTTTCCAGACAAATGTTTATTATTCCTCGCTATTTCTAAAAtaatgaatatgaaaataatatcaGGTGTGGATTCTGCGGTATGGTGCTGGGGTGTGCACACCACACCGGAATTTCAAACTACCAAGAAATTCCTATATATTAGCCAGGCAAAATATAGCCGGAGTACTCTgattgtaagagagctagacggacgtttggaaggttatacgctctcattataCACAGCGTATAACCTACGAAATGAGCGTCTAGctttcttacagtcagagtaaaATGAAGTTTGCGCTACCACACACTCAAAATACAGATATTGATattgtaagttaaaaaaaaaatacaaagaaaaaaacaagaataaaaaagaaaaaagaaagaaagaatgtccATATATTTTTGAAGTTTGATAGATCTAGACAGAGGGTGTCAACATATACTAAAGGTTTATATAGATTGGACgcagcgcgtgcgtgcggtctggCTAAAGGAAtcaaaatacattagtttcagtGAGAGCGATGCGTACGTCTGAAAAACACGAACCACAaccaagattttaatgtggaataaatataagcAATCAGGTGCAGATTCAGGCAGGGGCCCAAGGGACATCTATATACCTATCgatataactttattaaagttataaagtgtaaacattggaaaaacaagttcattgttttgccgccattttttttttttttttacactggaaTCCAAAAatttgttactctaatactaataatatgcaaaacggtaaccagtcttttattagttttaaaggttgcatgtcactatttacaaatactttaaatgtgtaaattattaatttaatttataaaatatgacataaattgcaaaaacgttttttaaaaagctcAGGAACACAGTATCAtatgaaatagataaatttaacaaagtacccAAATTGGAAAAttactaataatagtaatatggTGTGTGCGTGTTGGAGGGGAAGGGGTAAGCCTTAAactgcaatacatgtacactttatgctaataaaggttcttaattgcttcttttctctttttgttttttgagggggtgggtgggtggggggtgagtTCAAattcataagtaaataaataatgctgttaattgttgtaatatctcggtaacatggattattttttataacttaggtggttttagtggaaacaatcatttaaaaaatttaataggaatggtaactttattctaaattgatgaaaattatttgcatatttttctaaacaaaccataaagcatgcccaatgagcctatctgttgtgtaaattgacaaattgattaaacatgatctcagtatgaaaaatgcacattaaaaagttaattattttaatttactgttttttggttttatcaacagttaaaattgggcaaatgaatttttcaccatggccagtgaattttcaaatccactagccctatggcaagtgaattttaaaaatattctagaaaccctgggtatatcaaaggctgtgtgttctatcctggctgtgggatggtacatcaTAAAagatactaatggaaacatgtagtgggtttctttgCTAatactatacgtcaaaattaccaaatgtttgacatccaatagtctatgattaatatatcaatgtgctctagtggtgtcgttaaacaaagcaaactttaaaattttactttactttactttattgcCGTGATCCATATTCTACGTACTTTTGGTGGAAAACAGgggtaatatatttaatattttcatatacaacTTGATTTGATCATTTGTGTGTTCTACGTACTTTTGACGGGGAACAATgttgataatattatatttaatattttcatatgtaACTTAGGTCTAATAGTTTCTGTGTTCTACGTACTTTAGGCGGTAAACAACGCTGATACTCTAcctttaatattttcatatgtaACTTGATTTGATAGTTTCAGCTTTTCAAATTCCTTTCGACATTTTAGCAGCAGCACCGGTACGTTATCttcttcattttcttcttcGTCATCATCTTCTGTGTCATTTTTTTCACATTTGTCCTTTGAGACATGGATCCACATGTATCCAGGGCTGGATGTTTTACAATTTAGAAAGATATTAAAAAAGAGAATAAAATTGAGGTATTAATCTAACGTGCAAAACTAGTGATGGAACATCCCCcacctttctctctccctctctctgtctcccccctctctctgtctgtctgtctgtctgtctctctctctctctctctctgtccgtctctctcagtctgtctctgtccgtctctctttCTCCATCTGTCTCTGtcactgtctgtctctctctctctgtctctctgtctgtcggtcggtctctctctgtccgtctctctttctctgtatcTCTCAGTCAGTCtcagtctgtctctctctctctccccccgtccgtctctctgtatgtctctctttctgtctgtctcagtctctcactttctctgtctatctctctcagtctctctgtctgtatgtctctgtctctctctctccatctgtcTCTGTCCGTCTCTTTCTCTCAgtaggtctctctctctctctctgtatctcagtctgtctctctctctctgtctgtctctctcaccgtctctctctgtctgtctctctcaccgtctctctctctgtctgtctctctctgtctgtttgtctgcctctctctgtccgtctctctctcagtctgtctttctctgtctccaTTCGTCTGTC
Above is a genomic segment from Gigantopelta aegis isolate Gae_Host chromosome 7, Gae_host_genome, whole genome shotgun sequence containing:
- the LOC121377598 gene encoding UPF0696 protein C11orf68 homolog isoform X2, producing the protein MWIHVSKDKCEKNDTEDDDEEENEEDNVPVLLLKCRKEFEKLKLSNQVTYENIKEIARNNKHLSGKWLVYRDIRKIDAVWMTIANAVVANKLGQAAKVSCRDSETSDNGNHVICVYTKDFTDEDDVMRVELMLRQLGVTGRLMYKPDIYTTLGIYAKNEWHLKATVYNSQA